The proteins below are encoded in one region of Pomacea canaliculata isolate SZHN2017 linkage group LG7, ASM307304v1, whole genome shotgun sequence:
- the LOC112568415 gene encoding ankyrin-3-like: protein MILDCKDKKILNIFVGLVAELNMWSRVCDLLVAKPDLNHLDMDGLSVLHRLVMCPDSRFDSLLLLLLENKANINNKTSKGDSVLHLAAKHQKVLTMDQPSPPTDRDVYRRLKFIAKYVNKRAESKRQLLRRLIKSCDSFDDCDDQGTTAVMLAAKNINWEFLKLLLANGARASHVDQHQRSLLHVRALYGFYMDPFTCQDLDLVTLCVNRGAEVNCVDCDGNSALHLAVQSKNWILCKSLIEHGADTRLMDCMGLNVLHRLALTEIQYTQDVCMLFPLICSRDTDLNTPSRTGNTVLNIAATKQNWSLVKCLLHLGVNINLCNIEGFTILHIAAMTTPTSQHGEQASPNDQSDLLDVFDFVVNKTVDLELPCSTGDTALNLAAKHENWIMARYLIEREANTNTLDSEGVHLIQRLIKGRTENSEILLVFNLCYHVTSAQSSDSVLQLAAQEENWMLVDHVLKSLGGNVDKIDSQGQTVLQRMATSRSKTFKEGASCPYVKTILGKSEHLDNHQVDLLIHLAASAGNIHVLHELLDRFDEVNRTDGQGFTVLHKVAQCCSSSSVNIIKRSVAVEQNVGEFL, encoded by the coding sequence ATGATTCTGGACTGCAAGGACAAGAAAATTCTGAACATTTTTGTCGGGCTAGTAGCAGAGCTCaacatgtggtcacgtgtctgtgaccTTCTCGTTGCCAAGCCTGACCTGAACCACCTCGACATGGATGGCCTGTCAGTTTTGCACAGACTCGTGATGTGTCCTGACAGCAGGTTTGACTCCCTTCTTCTCCTGTtacttgaaaataaagcaaacatcaataacaaaACTTCGAAAGGAGACTCAGTACTGCATCTTGCAGCAAAACATCAAAAGGTTTTAACAATGGATCAGCCATCACCCCCAACAGACAGGGATGTGTACCGTAGGTTAAAGTTTATTGCGAAATATGTCAATAAACGAGCTGAATCCAAACGCCAGTTGTTAAGAAGATTAATTAAGTCTTGTGATAGCTTTGACGATTGTGATGACCAAGGGACCACGGCGGTGATGCTGGCTGCAAAAAACATTAACTGGGAATTCCTGAAACTGTTGCTGGCAAATGGCGCGAGGGCGAGTCACGTTGACCAGCATCAGAGATCGCTGCTGCATGTTCGCGCACTGTATGGATTTTACATGGATCCTTTCACATGTCAAGATCTGGATCTTGTCACACTGTGTGTCAACAGAGGAGCTGAGGTGAACTGCGTGGACTGCGACGGAAATTCAGCTCTACACCTTGCCGTGCAGTCCAAAAACTGGATTTTATGTAAGTCGTTGATAGAACACGGGGCGGACACAAGACTAATGGACTGTATGGGACTCAATGTTTTGCACAGACTGGCTTTGACTGAAATACAATACACACAGGATGTCTGTATGTTATTTCCACTTATCTGCAGTCGAGATACCGACCTGAACACTCCGAGTCGAACAGGTAACACTGTCTTGAACATAGCTGCCACTAAACAGAACTGGTCCTTGGTcaaatgtttattgcatctTGGGGTTAACATCAATCTTTGTAATATAGAAGGGTTTACTATTTTACATATTGCTGCCATGACCACGCCTACCTCTCAACATGGTGAGCAGGCGTCACCCAATGATCAGTCAGACCTGTTagatgtttttgattttgtcGTTAACAAAACTGTTGACCTCGAGTTGCCCTGTTCAACAGGTGACACGGCGCTCAATCTGGCGGCAAAACACGAAAACTGGATTATGGCCAGATACTTGATTGAAAGagaagcaaacacaaacacgttAGACAGCGAGGGTGTTCATTTAATTCAAAGGTTAATCAAAGGAAGAACTGAGAACAGCGAAATTCTTCtagtttttaatctttgttaTCATGTAACCAGTGCTCAATCCTCGGATTCAGTTCTGCAGCTTGCTGCCCAAGAAGAGAATTGGATGCTTGTTGACCATGTACTGAAGAGCCTTGGAGGGAATGTAGACAAGATTGACAGCCAAGGACAAACCGTCTTACAGAGAATGGCAACAAGCAGAAGCAAGACTTTCAAGGAAGGGGCGAGCTGTCCTTACGTCAAAACTATTTTGGGAAAATCCGAACATCTGGACAACCATCAAGTCGACCTACTCATCCATCTGGCGGCTTCAGCTGGGAATATCCACGTCTTGCATGAATTGCTGGACAGGTTTGATGAGGTCAACAGGACAGATGGTCAGGGCTTCACAGTCCTGCACAAAGTGGCCCAGTGCTGCTCGTCAAGCTCAGTGAACATTATCAAACGATCAGTCGCAGTTGAACAAAATGTTGGAGAATTTCTCTGA
- the LOC112567660 gene encoding lipoxygenase homology domain-containing protein 1-like isoform X1, with the protein MTESKICSKYIYSLSQTVFRKFPQVEPLASSGSNRMWPLVFLLCFIQGFGVQGVRWVILIVTSDIPDAGTNSGIFITLHGSRGSSSEIKLGNALSNFERNRKEEFSVTTDDIGEVCSVTIRSDGYHSSPDWHLREIVVWGRTNHIFKCDCWISKETQLQREIQSETQCSRQKK; encoded by the exons atgaccgaaagtaaaatttgtagtaagtatatatattcgTTATCACAGACTGTCTTTAGAAAGTTTCCACAAGTGGAGCCGCTGGCGTCGAGTGGGAGCAACAGGATGTGGCCTCTCGTCTTTCTGCTCTGCTTCATTCAAGGTTTTGGTGTTCAAG gGGTCAGATGGGTGATTTTAATTGTTACATCGGACATACCAGACGCGGGAACAAACTCTGGTATCTTTATTACTCTCCATGGATCTCGCGGATCTTcctcagaaataaaattaggCAATGCACTCAGCAACTTTGAGCGAAATCGGAAGGAGGAATTCTCTGTTACAACGGACGACATTGGTGAAGTGTGCTCAGTGACAATCAGGTCTGACGGTTATCACTCTTCTCCTGACTGGCATCTCCGAGAG ATTGTGGTTTGGGGAAgaacaaatcacatttttaagTGCGACTGCTGGATATCAAAGGAAACTCAATTACAGCGGGAAATCCAATCTGAAACCCAGTGCTCCAGGCAGAAGAAATAA
- the LOC112567660 gene encoding uncharacterized protein LOC112567660 isoform X2 — MTESKICSKYIYSLSQTVFRKFPQVEPLASSGSNRMWPLVFLLCFIQGFGVQGVRWVILIVTSDIPDAGTNSGIFITLHGSRGSSSEIKLGNALSNFERNRKEEFSVTTDDIGEVCSVTIRSDGYHSSPDWHLRERL; from the exons atgaccgaaagtaaaatttgtagtaagtatatatattcgTTATCACAGACTGTCTTTAGAAAGTTTCCACAAGTGGAGCCGCTGGCGTCGAGTGGGAGCAACAGGATGTGGCCTCTCGTCTTTCTGCTCTGCTTCATTCAAGGTTTTGGTGTTCAAG gGGTCAGATGGGTGATTTTAATTGTTACATCGGACATACCAGACGCGGGAACAAACTCTGGTATCTTTATTACTCTCCATGGATCTCGCGGATCTTcctcagaaataaaattaggCAATGCACTCAGCAACTTTGAGCGAAATCGGAAGGAGGAATTCTCTGTTACAACGGACGACATTGGTGAAGTGTGCTCAGTGACAATCAGGTCTGACGGTTATCACTCTTCTCCTGACTGGCATCTCCGAGAG CGCTTGTAG